The Halomonas sp. THAF5a genome segment GCGAGTCGCAGCAGGCGCTGTGGAGCCGCACCAAGGAAGCCCTCATCCTCGAGCGGGACATCCATCGGCATCGCGCCGGGGAGGACGCCCGCCTGCTGCAGCTCACCTACCAGCGTACGCTCGAGCTCACCGCCGACGCCTGAGGCGCGCCCGACACCGACCGTCCGCCCGCGCCACGGGCGCGCGGACCTCGTTCAGGCGTGCTGGCCCAGCCGGGCCTCCAGGGCGTCCAGCAGGTCGGCGGGGTCGGCGGCATCGATCAGCTCGGCCCGGGTGCGACCGTCCAGGAAACCCTGTTCCACGGTGCTGTCGAGGAAGGTCAGCAGCGGCGCGTAGAAGCCGGCGCTGTCGAGCACGCCGATGGGCTTGTCGTGCAGGCCCAGGTAGTGCCAGGTCCAGGCCTCGAAGAGCTCCTCGAGGGTGCCGATACCGCCCGGCAGCGCGATGAAGGCGTCGGCATGGGCGGCCATGCTGGCCTTGCGCTCGTGCATGTTGCGCACCCGCACCAGCCGGGTCAGGCCCTGGTGGGCCTGCTCGCGCTCGACCAGGTGGTCGGGCATCACCCCGATCGCCTCGCCGCCGGCGGCCATCACGGCATCGGCCAGGCGGCCCATCAGGCCGACGCGGGCGCCGCCGTAGACCAGGCCGTGGCCGCGGCGGGCGAGCTCCTCGCCGAGCCGCTCGGCGGCCGCGAGGTGTTGCGGGTCGCGGCCCTCCCGGGACCCCAGGTAGACGCAGAATCTCGACATGCTTTTCTCCTTGGCAGGGCCATCATCCTAGCGGTCCGGCCCCGGGGCCGGAAGCCCCACCCGAAAACGCGAAGGGCGCCCTCCGGGGGCGCCCTTCGTGGTCGTGATGGCCGGCTCAGCGAGCGCCCGAGGCGTCGCGCTTCATGGCCTGGCGCAGCAGCTTGATGCCCACGCCGCTGATGACGAGCATGCTGGCGATCAGGGCGAGACTGGCAATCACATGGGTATCCAGGTACATCCGGGGTCTCCTGTGGTGTTATCGATACGTCGGGAAGGGGGATCGTCGGCCGCGGGCCGGCTCACGGCAGGCAGTCGGCGACCGCGTAGTGCTCGTCGAGCCACTGGCCGATGACGTTCTCGCCGCACAGGTGGTGCGCATACTGGGTATGCAGGCAGCGCACCTGGTCGCGGTTGGCGATCCCGCCGATGCCGCGCGCGGTGAGGACGCCATCATACCCGAGGCGGGCGACTTCCGCCTTCTGCGCCTCGCTCATGTAGGCCCAGCGCGCCGCGACATAGGCGTCGTGGCTGCGGTGGTAGGCGGCCAGGAATTCGGGATCCTCCTTGAGGCGGGTCTCCAGCTGCTTGATCACCCCGGCGGCCTCGATGTGCGAGATCTCGATCTTGAGACGCTCCGAGCAGAGCCAGTAGAGGGTCGGGAACGGCTTGCCGTCGACGATGGGCGCCATGCGCAGCACCAGCGGGGTGCCCTCGCCGTCGGTGGCGGCCAGCGCCTCGATGCCGCGGGGCGCGCGGCCGAGCTGCTCGGCGATGATGGCCAGCTGGCGCTCATCGGGGGCCTGATCGGTTCGGATCACCATCGTCGTTGTCCCGTACAAACTTGTTCGAGTGCCCCACGGCCAGGAAGAAGGCGCGGTTGAGCTGCTCGGGGGTGGGCACGTAGCGCCACTCCCGCTCGCAGTACTCGCCGGCCCTCGCCATCAGCGCATCGTAGAGGCGATTGAACGGCGCATCATAATCGTAAGGGTCGGCGCCGAACAAGCGGATGTGCGGGTAGTCGGCGAAGCGTTCGAGGAAGTAGCGCTGCAGGTCGGCCTCGACGGCGCGGTGGCGCGGGGTGTCGTCCGGGTCCAGCCAGAGGGTATAGCGGATGGCCATGGGGGCTCCCGTCGGTGGAGGGCTGTGGGGGTATGACAGCGGCGCGCCGGGTTCGGCTCGGGGTCTGTGTCATCCCCCGGCAAGGCCCCGTTCAGCGCCGGGCCAGCGGCGCCTCGCGGGCGCCGGTGAGCCGCGCCAGGTCGCTCGGGGAGAGGCAGAGCTCCAGTCCCCGCCGGCCGGCGCTGACGTGGATCGCCTCCCGGCCCCGGACGCTCTCGTCGAGGAAGGTGGGCAGGCGCTTGCGCTGGCCCAGCGGGCTGATGCCGCCCACCACGTAGCCGGTGGCCCTCTCGGCCTCGGCGGGGTCGGCGAGGCTCGCCTTGCGCGCCCCGGCGGCCCGGGCCAGGGCCTTGAGGTCGAGCTGGCAGGGCACCGGCACGATGGCCACCACCAGCCGGCCGTCGTCGAGGCGGGCGAGCAGCGTCTTGTAGACCTCGTCGGCCGGCAGGCCCAGGGCGCGGGCGGCCTCCTCACCGTAGGCGGTAGTGCGCGGGTCGTGGTCGTAGCTGTCGAGCCGAAAGGTCACGCCGGCCTTCTCCAGCGCCGTCACCGCCGGGGTCATGCGTCGGCCGGCTCAGGCTGGCGATGGGCCTCCAGGGCCTCGCGCAGTGCGCCCTCGATGGGCACGGCCTGCTTGGTCGCATGATCGAAATGCACCATGACGGTATGGCCGAGGTTGGTCAGCTGCCCGTCCTGCCGGGCCTCCTGGCTCACGGTGAAGGAGCTGTTGCCGAGGCGCGAGACATAGGTGCGGATCTCGATCTCGCGGCCGTACTGCAGCTCGGCCCGGTAGTCGACCTCCATGCGGGCCATGATCAGCCGCCACTTGCGCGGGTCCAGGTCCGGCGTGAAGAGCCGGAAGAGGTCGTTGCGGGCCAGCTCGAACCAGGCCGGCAGCCGGGTGTTGTTGACGTGTCCCAGGGCATCGGTGTCATAGAAGGCGGGTTCCACGGTGCGAACGAACATCGGTGGCTTCCTCGTGAGCGTCTCGGAGGGACAGCTTTACCCCGAGCAAGCGCTCGGTCAAGTGTTGGCGCGGGATCGCCGGAGCTTCTGGCGCGTGGCGCGCCAGGCCTGCAGGCGGGTCCAGGCCAGCAACCAGGCGGTGGCGGCGACGAAGCCGGCCAGGGTGCCGAGCGCGAGCCCGAAGCGTCCGTAGGTCAGCGAGATGCAGAGTGCATAGCAGAGCAGCGCGCCGAGCCCGGCCGGGTAGTGCTTGATCACCGTGGCCACCGGGGCGGCGCCGTGGGTCAGGTGCAGGATCACCAGGAAGGGGTACATGGTCACCGGGAAGGCGGCCATGACCCCGGCCCAGGCGGCGGGCATCACGTGGGCGAGGCCGGTGATCAGGAAGATGATGCCGGCCGCCAGGGCGGCGCGCAGGCCGAGCGCCGCCCAGCTGAAGCCGCCCCGGGGGCCGGTCGCGGTATCGGGGACGCGACGATAGAGCCAGATGAACAGCGCGATCGCGGCCAGGGTGGTCAGGGTGCCGGTCAGTCGCGTGAACTCCACCTGGGTCAGCAGCAGGCTCGCTGCCAGCCAGGCCGCGAAGCCGCCGGCGCTGCCGGCGAGCACGCCGGGCAGGCCGTCGCGACGCCCGCACAGCAGGTAGCCGCCGGCCAGCGCCAGGGTGGCGCTGAAGCCGGCCAGGGTGTGCACGGCGCTCTGGGTGGCGAAGGCCGGCGAGATCTCCAGGCCGATGAAGAACAGGGCGATGGCGGTGCCCAGCGGGTAGCCGGCGAGCAGGCCGGCCACGCGGGCGCTGACGCGCTCGGCGATCATCGAGAGGCCGAGCACCACGCCGATGGAGACCGCCAGCTTGGCCAGCTGCCAGGAGAAGGGAACGTCCATATCGTATCCGGGTCCTTGTGATCAGGGTTAGACGAGTCGTCGAGGAGGCGCGCCATGGCCGGTCATGAACTCTCGCCCCCGCCGCGCCCGGCGGCCTGCGAACTCTGCGAGCGGGCGGCACCGCTGACCAAGCACCACCTGATCCCGCGGGCTCTGCACGGCAAGGCCCGCTACCGGCGCCGCTTCGACCGAGTCGAGCGGCTTACCGCTATCCTCTGGGTCTGTCACGCCTGCCACCGGCACATCCACGCGGTGCTCAGCGAGCGCGAGCTGGCCGATCATTATCGCAGACGAGAGGCGCTGCTGGCGCACCCGGAGATCGCGACCTTCGTGGCATGGCTTTCCACCAAGCCGGCGGGCTTTCGTCCCAAGAAGCGGGCCGCCCGCCGCGGCTAGCCGGGCTCAGACCAGGCGCAACCCCTTGAGGTCGGTCCAGGCGGCCCGCAGCGCCGCGGCCAGTGGCCCGAGCAGGTGCTCGGGCAGCGCGCGCTCGGCGGCCTCGACGTCCTCGTCGTCGCGGTTGCGCAGCCAGCAGTAGGCCCAGGCGCAGGCCTCGTCGTCGCCGGCCGGCACGGGGCGGGCGGGCATCTGCACCAGCAGGAAAGTGGCGGTACGTGCCGCCCACAGCGGCGGCTCTTCGCCGTCGGGGCGGCTCCAGGCGGCGAGGGTCTCGCCGCTCGGCGTCTCCTCCGGCAGGCCGATCCGCGTCACCCGGGCGGTCTCGGCGAGCAGCAGCGCCAGGCGGTCGGCATCGCCCTGGCCGAGGGTCAGCCACTGGGCGACCAGATCGGGCAGGCCGCGGCGCACCTTGGCATAGAAGCCGTCTTGCGGCATGGTCTTGGTCATCTTGTGGGCCTTCTGGGAGCGGGAACTGCACATGGAATTCGATTTTGCCACGCCCGTCGAGCGGCGCCACCCACCGGAGGGTGACTGGCCCTCGCAGAAGTGGCATCGCTACGGCGAGGACGTGCTGCCGCTGTGGGTCGCCGACATGGACTTCGCCTCGCCGCCGGCGGTCATCGAGGCGCTTGAGGCGCGGGTCGCCCACGGCGTCTTCGGCTACGGCCAGGTGCCCGAGAGCCTCCGGCAGGCGCTCTGCGACTGGAGTGCCGAGCACTACGGCTGGGCCCTCGACCCGGCCTGGCAGCTGTGGCTGCCGGGCGTGGTGCCCGCCCTGCACCTGGCGAGCCTGGCGCTCACCGCGCCGGGGGATGGCGTGCTCACGGTCACGCCCATCTACCCGCCCTTCCTGCAGGTCGCCGAGCGCACCGGCCGCCTGCCCCAGCAGGCGGCGCTGAGCCCTCCGGCGGCGCCCGGGGAGCCCTGGCGACTCGACCTCGAGGCGCTGGAGGCGGCGATCACTCCCGAGACCCGGCTGCTGCTGTGGTGCCAGCCCCATAACCCCACCGGCCGCGTCTGGACGCGGGAGGAGCTGGCGGGGCTCGCCGCGCTGGTCGTGCGCCACGACCTGCTGGTGGTCTCCGACGAGCTGCACTGCGACCTGCTGCTCGACGAGGGGGCCCGCCATGTGCCCCTGGCCGCCGCCTTCCCCGAGCTTGCCTCGCGCACCCTGACCCTCTGGGCCCCCTCCAAGACCTTCAACCTGGCGGGGCTCACCACGGCCTGCGCGGTGATCCCCGACGCCGAGCTGCGCCGGCGCTTCGCCGCGGCGGCCAAGGGCCTGCAGCCGGACGGCAACGTGCTCGGGCTGGTGGCCGCCGAGGCAGCCTATCGCCATGGCGAGCCCTGGCGCCAGGCCCTGCTCGAGACGCTGCGCGACCATCGCCGGCGGCTGGTCGAGCGGGTGGCGCGGTGGCCGGGGGTGACCCTGAGCGTGCCCGCGTCCACCTACCTGGCCTGGCTGGACCTGCGCGAGGCCCCGGCCCTGCAGGGCGGCGACGCCTCGCCCCAGCGCCTGCTGCTGGAGCGGGCGGGCGTCGCCCTCTCCGACGGCGCCGACTTCGGCTGGCCGGGCTTCGTGCGGCTCAACTTCGGGACCACGGCGAGCCAGCTGGAGGCGGCCCTGCAACGCCTGGACGCCGTGCTGGCGGGCTGAGCGCCGCGCACGCCAGCCCGGCCAGGACGACGACGGCCGCCCCTCGGGGCGGCCGTTCTCGTGCGGGGCGGCGGTTCGCGTGAGGGGTGCTCAGTAGAGCAGGGCGAAGAGCTTGCGGCGGTAGGTGACCGTCAGCGGATGATCGGCGCCCAGGGCATCGAAGGCCTGGAGCAGGGTGCGGCGGGCGGCATCCTCGCCGTAGGCGCGATCGCGCTTCATCAGGGCGAGCAGGGCCTCCAGACCGGCCTCGTACTGGCCGTCGGCCAGCTGGCGCAGGGCGCGCTGGAACTGCGCCTCGCTGTCATCGCGATCGCCCAGGGCCGCCAGCGCCTCGGCGGAGGGGGCCTGCTCGCCGAAGGCGATGCTGGCGCGCACGCCCCGGGCCGGGGCGGCATCGCGCTCCTCCGGCGGCAGGTTGTCGAGCAGCTCGCGGGCCTGGTCGGCCTCGCCGTCGGCCACCAGGGCGCGGGCCAGCTCCACCTGGTAGGGCGTGTGCTGGGGGTACTGCTGGATGAGCTCCTGGTAGATGCGCCGGGCGGTGGCGGCATCGCCGGCGGCCAGGGCCTCGGCGGCCTGGTCCTCGGGCGCCTGGGGCGCCTCCTCCGGGGCCGGGAAGTAGCGGCCCAGCCACTCGCGGACCTGCTTCTCCGGCAGGGCACCCTGGAAGTGGTCGACCAGGCCGCCCTGGCTGATCAGCTTGACGTCGGGGGCGGCCTGCACGCCCAGCTGGGCCGCGATCTCCGGCTCTTGGTCGATGTCCAGGCGGCCCAGCAGGAAGGCGCCCTGATACTCCCGGGCCAGCTTTTCCAGCACCTGGCTCAGCTGCTGGCTCGCCGCCTCGCCCTGGCTCCGGCAGTCGAGCAGCACCGGCACCTGCATGGAGGTCTCGAGCATCTGCTGGACGTTGCTGCGGTCGACGTCGAGGACGACATCGGCCTGCTGGCCTTGGGCAGGCCCGGCGCTGGGCTCGCCGGCGGAGGTGTCGGTGGTGAGCGGCTCACCGGTGCGGGGGTCGACGATGGGCATGGTGACGGTAGCCTTGATCCAGAATGAGTTTGCCCTATAGATGCGGGCCGCCGCCGGCGACTTCAAGGGCCGCTCGGCGATGGTTGCCATCACGACGGCCCCCTCCCGAGGCACCCGCCGCCTCCTGAACCGGGGGCGGCCGTCCTCCGCCGACGCCGTCTGTCACCGCTTCATTAGATGATGCAAGTTTTGCATGAGAAATAGAAAGAAAGCGTTGGTCGCTGCTTCAACGGCTGTATCACCATGATGGCCAGGCCCGCACGAGGTGCGCGGGACACACAACGACAACGCAGGAATCTCACTATGGCGGGTACACAAGCCCCGACGCGTCGAGGGATCTTATCGCCCTGGACGCGCCTCCCCCTCTGGAAGCAGATCTTCATTGCCCTGGTGCTCGGCCTGAGCCTCGGGGTGTTGCTCAATCAGACCGGCCACGCTGACCTGGCGGCCGACATCAAGCCGCTGGGTGACCTGTTCATTCGCGGCATCAAGATGCTGATCGTGCCGCTGGTCTTCATCTCGCTGGTCACCGGCGTCGCCTCGCTCAATGACATGGCCAAGATCGGCCGCCTGAGCCTCAAGACCCTGGTGCTCTATCTGGGCATGACGGCCGTGGCGATCACCCTCGGTCTGGGGCTGGCCAGCCTCTTCCAGCCGGGCGTCGGCATCGACCTGGGCAGTGCGGCGAGCGTCGACGTCCGCGAGCCGCCCACGGCGGTCGATACCCTGCTCGGGCTGGTGCCGACCAACGCCGTCGAGGCCTTTGCCGAAGGCAACGTGCTGCAGATAATCGTCTTCGCGATCCTGTTCGGCCTGTCCATCACCCTGGTGGGTGAGAAGGCGCGCCCGGTCAAGGCGTTCTTCGACTCCGCGGCCGACATCATCTACCGCATGACCAGCATCATCATCTCCTTCACGCCCTACGGTGTCTTCGCGCTGATGACCTGGGTGGCGGGGACCTACGGGCTGGCGATGCTGGCGCCGTTGGCCAAGGTGATCGGGATCGTCTACCTGGGGTGCCTGCTGCACGCCGTGGTGGTGTACGGCGGCTTGCTGCGCTTGCTCGCCCGCCTGAACCCCGTGCGCTACTTCCAGGGCAGTGTCGAGCCGATCATGCTGGCCTTCACCAGCACCTCCAGCTCCGGCACCCTGCCGGTGACCATGATGGCCGCCGAGCAGAACCTGGGCGTCAAGCGCAGCGTCTCGAGCTTCGTGCTGCCGCTGGGCGCGACCATCAACATGGATGGCACCGCGCTCTATCAGGGGGTCTGTGCGCTGTTCATCGCCCAGGCCTACGGCGTCGACCTGGGGGCCGCCGAATTCGTCACCATCATCCTGACCGCCACCCTGGGCTCCATCGGCACCGCCGGCGTGCCGGGAGCCGGGCTGATCATGCTCTCGCTGGTGCTGACCTCGGTCGGCCTGCCGCTGGAAGGGGTCGCCATCATCGCCGGTATCGACCGTATCCTCGACATGGCGCGTACCGGGCTGAACGTGGCGGGCGATTGTGCGGTGAGCTGCCTGGTCGCCAAGAGCGAGAAGGAACTGGACGAGGACGTCTTCAACACGCCTCACGTGATGCGCTCCTCGCTCGCCTGATAGCGGAAACGCCGCGGCGGCCGGCAGCACTCGCGTGCTGCCGGCCGCTGCCTTCTCAGGGCCCGGCACGGTCTGGAGGCGGCGTTCCCTGGCCTGGGCGCGGCCTCGGCCTTGTGCTTTCCCGACCCTATCCACAGGAGACAGTCGCCATGGTATCCACTGGGGCCCACCGTCCCGCTTCCGTCTCGCCGGTCCAGCGCTATGGCGTGGTGGGCGGGCTGGGCGCGCTCGGCAGCGCTGACGTGCTGATCAAGACGGTGCGAACCGCGGAGCACTGCAAGCAGAACGGCGGTGTCGACATCGCCTTCGAGCAGCGTCACTTCGAGGAAGGCCCCGGCATGGCCGACGAGGGCTATGATCCGCTGCGGCGCAAGTTCTACGTCTACAGCGTGCTCAAGGAGCTGCAAGGCAGGGTCGAGCACGCCTTGGTGCCCTGCTTCCTGTCGCATACCTTCCTGGCCGAGATCACGCCGGAGATCCCCTACAGCGTCATCGATATCTTCGATGCCCTGCGGGAGCGCATCGCGCGAGACTATCCGGAGGTGCGCAAGATAGGCGTGCTGACCTCCAGCTACGTGCGCGCCTCGCGCATCTTCGACGCGCGCCTCGGCGATCGGGTGGAGATCGTCTATCCGGATGCGGACGTGCAGCGCGATGCCCTCATGCAGGCGATCTACGGCCCCAGCGGCATCAAGCAGGGCCATCATGGCGGCGAGTGCCTGCAGCTGCTGATGGCCGCCTGCGACAACCTGGTCAGCCGGGGCGCCGAGATCATCGTCCCGGGCTTGAGCGAGATTCCGGTGCTGATGTCGTCGCTGCAGCCGCTGACACCGGTGCCGCTGCTGGACGCCAACCTGATCTATGCCGAGTACGCGCTGGGCTACGACCGTGAACGCGAGCGCCGCCAGTTCAAGCTGGGGGTGCTGGGCGGGGTCGGGCCCGCGGCGACGGTGGATTTCATGCGCAAGGTGGTCGGCCTGACCGAGGCCGAGCGCGACCAGGACCACCTCAAGATGGTGGTCGAGCAGAACCCGCAGATTCCCGATCGCACCGCCAACCTCATCGGCAACGGCGAGGACCCGAGCATCCCGATGCTGGCCACCTGCCAGCGTCTCGAGGCCGATGGCGCCCACGCGATTGCCATCCCCTGCAACACGGCACACGCCTTCGTGGCGCGCATCCAGCCCTATATCGGGATTCCCATCGTCAACATGCTGACCGCCGTGGTCGAGCACATCAGCGCCAGCCGCGAAGCGCCTGTCCGGGTGGGGCTGCTGGCGACCAGCGGCACCGTAGAGAGCCGTGTCTATCACGAGGTGGTGACGGCCGCAGGCCACGAGCTCCTGGCCCCGGACGCCGAGTATCAGGCGCGCGTCATGGAGGCCATCTACGGCGGCCTCGGCGTGAAGGCCGGGCATGTCGTCGGCGCCTGCAGCGAGCACCTGCAGGCCGCCATCGAGCATCTGCTGGCCAGGGGGGCGGAGGTCATCATCCTCGGCTGCACCGAGCTGCCGCTGATCGAGCTAGACCCGGCGCGGTTTCAGGGGGTGGCGCTGCTGGATCCCTCGGAAATCCTGGCGCGGCGCTGCGTGGCGCTGGCGCAGTAGGCGGCCACCGCGCCCGGGACGCGGGCGTCTCGCGGCGAGGCGAGCATTGACGGTATCCTGCTGCACAAGGCTCTCGCGCACAGGAGTTCGTCGTGGAAATAAACTGGCTGGAAGACTTCCTTACCCTGGCGGTGACGCGCAACTTCTCCCGCGCCGCCACGCTGCGCCACGTGACTCAGCCGGCCTTCAGCCGACGTATTCGCAACCTGGAGTACTGGGTGGGGGCCTCCCTGATCGACCGCAGCCTCTACCCGGTGGGGCTGACCCCGGCGGGAGAGGCCTTCCAGCGCACCGCCCAGGATGCCCTCTCGGTTCTGCGCATCGGACGCGAGGAAGCGCTGGGGTATGTGCCCAAGATGGAGGAGGTCGTGTCCATCTCCGCCTCCCATACGCTGGCGGTCAGCTTCTTCGCGGACTGGCACGAGCAGCTGCAGGATGACCTGGGGGTCATCAAGGCGCGAATCATGGCCGATCACGTGGCCGGCTGCGTCGAGTCCCTGATCAGCGGCAACTGCGACCTGATGCTGGCCTACAATAGCCCGCTGCTGCCGACACTGACCGATATCGGGTGCTACCCCTCGATCGTGCTGGGCGGCGAGCGCCTGGTGCCGGTCAGCGCCGTGGACAGCCACGGGCAGGCGATTTTTCCCCTCGACGGCGACAGTCCCCAGCCCTATCTCTGCTACTCCACCGACAGCTACCTGGGGCGTCTCACGGCGCTCATCATCAACCGTGAACGCCTCTCGTCGCGGCTGGAGTTCTGCTATGAATGCTCCATGTCCGACGTCCTGACGCGTGGTGCACTCGCCTGCAGCGGCATTGCCTGGGTGCCGGAGCGTGCCGTGAGGGAGGAGCTCGAGGGAGGGCGTCTCGTCATCGTCGGCGACGAGTCCCACACCGCTCCGCTGGATATCTGCCTCTTCCGCCGCGCCGACCTCGATCTGCCCGTCGCGGAGCGGATCTGGCAGGCATGTCTGCCGGCGCCTGGGGAATCAGAGCGGCACTGAGAGGCGCTCACTATCGCCATGCCGGATGGACCGGGTCGGCCGTCGCGGGGGGCCGGGGCGCGACGCGATACAATACCGCGAGCTTCTTGCCTGAGTGGCCGAGGGCATACTGATACCCTGACGTGGAAGCGTTGGCCGAAGGACAGGAGCCCAAGGGCTGCTGTCGCCTTGTTTCGTAGTGGAGACACCATGACCCTGGAAAGCGCGATGTCGTTTCTCGCCGCCGTGTTCCTTTTCGGCATCACCCCCGGCCCCGGGGTCTTTGCCATCCTGGCGCGCGCTCTGGTGGGCGGTGTGGGCTCTTGCGCCCTGTTGGCGCTTGGCATGGTCGTCAGCGACATCATCTATCTGGTGGCTGCCTGTCTGGGCCTCGCCGTCATTGCCACGCTCTGGGGCGACGCCTTTACCGTGATACGCATCGTCGGCGCCGTCTATCTCATCTATCTGGGATGGAGAATGTGGAGGGCGCCGCTGGACCTGGAGGGGGAGAATGCGAAGGGAGGCGCAACCGGTATGGCGCTGAGTTTCGTGCAGGGCTTTCTGATTTCGGCCTCGAATCCGAAGGTCATTCTGTTCTACATCGCCTTCTTGCCCACGTTCATGGACCTGGCCGCCCTCGATGCGGGCGATATTCTGTTGGCCTCGGCTCTGACGCTCATTGGCTTGATGCTTGGCCTCATGATGATTGCCCTGTTCGCCGCCAAGGCCCGTCGCTTCTTTCGCACCCAGGCATCCGTGCAGACACTGAATCGAAGCGCGGGCTCCATCATGATCGGTGCAGGCGTTTTCCTGGCGACCAAGCACTGAGCCCATCGGTCGGCGTCCCTGTGCTCAACGCAGCCCGTGGCGATCACGTGTTGAGGTCCTGATCTGCAGCAAGGACGAGCGAGAAGGCGAGGGCACAACGAAAGAAGGCGTACCGCCCTGGGGCGACACGCCTTCTCGAAGATGGTAGCGGGGACCGGATTTGAACCGATGACCTTCGGGTTATGAGCCCGACGAGCTACCAGACTGCTCCACCCCGCATCAACGTAGGGCATATTCTACACAGCGTTCGCCTTTAGTCAAGGACCGATGGCGAACGCTCGTCCCAGGCCCGCTCCCTGGTCCATACTCGAGGGGCGTCACGAAAATGACCGTCCAACAAGTCAACATGGTCATGCTGGGGATGGCCGCCCGGCCACCCCATGTCGATGTCATTCATATCAGGGAGATAGCCAATGACAAAGCAAGCACCCGTCGCCTGGGTCACTGGTGGTACCGGCGGTATCGGCAGTGCCATCTGCCGCGAGCTCGCCACACAGGGCTATATGGTGGTCGCGGGATATCACAATCCGGAGAAGGCGAAGGCCTGGCTGGAGACCCAGAAGGCAGAGGGCTATGACAACATCGCCCTGTCCGGGATCGATCTCACCGACTACGCGTCCTGCGTGGACGGGGTGAAGGAGATCCGCGAGGCCTACGGCCCCGTCAGCGTGCTGGTCAACTGCGCCGGCATCACCCGCGATGGCACCATGAAGAAGATGTCGCCGGAGCAGTGGAGCGAGGTGATCGACACCAACCTCAACAGCGTCTTCAACACCTGTCGCAGCGTGATCGAGGACATGCTGGAGGAGGGCTACGGCCGGATCATCAACATCTCCTCCATCAACGGCCGCAAGGGGCAGTTCGGCCAGGTGAACTACGCGGCGGCTAAGGCAGGGATGCACGGCCTGACCATGTCACTGGCCCAGGAGACCGCCACCAAGGGCATCACCGTCAATACCGTGTCGCCCGGCTACATCGCCACCGACATGATCATGAACATTCCCGAGAAGGTGCGCGAGGCCATTCGCGAGACCATCCCGGTCAAGCGCTACGGCACCCCCGAGGAGATCGGTCGCGTGGTTGCCTTCCTGGCCGACAAGGACCAGGGCTTCATCACCGGCGCCAACATCGACATCAACGGCGGCCAGTTCATGGGCTGATCGCCACGGCGCCACAGGAGACCCGCCGACGGCGATCCCGTCGGCAGAGCGCAGAACGCGAGGCCTCGGCCTCGCGTTCTCGTGTCTGGGGCGGCGCTGTGGGTTCAGGTTGGCGGGCGCTCGGCGAGGACCGCGAGCATCCGGTCGAGCTCGCCGACCTCGCGCTCCCAGGCAGGCGGGGGCATCGGGCCGTTGGCGAGCAGCTCGCCGAGCAGCTGGTGAAGCTCGTCGGCGCGGGAGACCGTCTGCCCCATGTTCTCGTTGAGGCGCTCCACCTGGATCGCCAGTCGCAGCGGGTCGTCGCGCTGCTGGACGCGTCCGCCGGCCAGCAGGGAGAGGTGGGCCCGCAGCCGGGCGAGCTTCTCCTCCGCGTCGGCGGG includes the following:
- a CDS encoding tetratricopeptide repeat protein, with translation MPIVDPRTGEPLTTDTSAGEPSAGPAQGQQADVVLDVDRSNVQQMLETSMQVPVLLDCRSQGEAASQQLSQVLEKLAREYQGAFLLGRLDIDQEPEIAAQLGVQAAPDVKLISQGGLVDHFQGALPEKQVREWLGRYFPAPEEAPQAPEDQAAEALAAGDAATARRIYQELIQQYPQHTPYQVELARALVADGEADQARELLDNLPPEERDAAPARGVRASIAFGEQAPSAEALAALGDRDDSEAQFQRALRQLADGQYEAGLEALLALMKRDRAYGEDAARRTLLQAFDALGADHPLTVTYRRKLFALLY
- a CDS encoding TIGR00730 family Rossman fold protein, whose protein sequence is MSRFCVYLGSREGRDPQHLAAAERLGEELARRGHGLVYGGARVGLMGRLADAVMAAGGEAIGVMPDHLVEREQAHQGLTRLVRVRNMHERKASMAAHADAFIALPGGIGTLEELFEAWTWHYLGLHDKPIGVLDSAGFYAPLLTFLDSTVEQGFLDGRTRAELIDAADPADLLDALEARLGQHA
- a CDS encoding aspartate/glutamate racemase family protein produces the protein MVSTGAHRPASVSPVQRYGVVGGLGALGSADVLIKTVRTAEHCKQNGGVDIAFEQRHFEEGPGMADEGYDPLRRKFYVYSVLKELQGRVEHALVPCFLSHTFLAEITPEIPYSVIDIFDALRERIARDYPEVRKIGVLTSSYVRASRIFDARLGDRVEIVYPDADVQRDALMQAIYGPSGIKQGHHGGECLQLLMAACDNLVSRGAEIIVPGLSEIPVLMSSLQPLTPVPLLDANLIYAEYALGYDRERERRQFKLGVLGGVGPAATVDFMRKVVGLTEAERDQDHLKMVVEQNPQIPDRTANLIGNGEDPSIPMLATCQRLEADGAHAIAIPCNTAHAFVARIQPYIGIPIVNMLTAVVEHISASREAPVRVGLLATSGTVESRVYHEVVTAAGHELLAPDAEYQARVMEAIYGGLGVKAGHVVGACSEHLQAAIEHLLARGAEVIILGCTELPLIELDPARFQGVALLDPSEILARRCVALAQ
- a CDS encoding MalY/PatB family protein codes for the protein MEFDFATPVERRHPPEGDWPSQKWHRYGEDVLPLWVADMDFASPPAVIEALEARVAHGVFGYGQVPESLRQALCDWSAEHYGWALDPAWQLWLPGVVPALHLASLALTAPGDGVLTVTPIYPPFLQVAERTGRLPQQAALSPPAAPGEPWRLDLEALEAAITPETRLLLWCQPHNPTGRVWTREELAGLAALVVRHDLLVVSDELHCDLLLDEGARHVPLAAAFPELASRTLTLWAPSKTFNLAGLTTACAVIPDAELRRRFAAAAKGLQPDGNVLGLVAAEAAYRHGEPWRQALLETLRDHRRRLVERVARWPGVTLSVPASTYLAWLDLREAPALQGGDASPQRLLLERAGVALSDGADFGWPGFVRLNFGTTASQLEAALQRLDAVLAG
- a CDS encoding thioesterase family protein yields the protein MFVRTVEPAFYDTDALGHVNNTRLPAWFELARNDLFRLFTPDLDPRKWRLIMARMEVDYRAELQYGREIEIRTYVSRLGNSSFTVSQEARQDGQLTNLGHTVMVHFDHATKQAVPIEGALREALEAHRQPEPADA
- the ybaK gene encoding Cys-tRNA(Pro) deacylase, whose amino-acid sequence is MTPAVTALEKAGVTFRLDSYDHDPRTTAYGEEAARALGLPADEVYKTLLARLDDGRLVVAIVPVPCQLDLKALARAAGARKASLADPAEAERATGYVVGGISPLGQRKRLPTFLDESVRGREAIHVSAGRRGLELCLSPSDLARLTGAREAPLARR
- a CDS encoding dicarboxylate/amino acid:cation symporter, which codes for MAGTQAPTRRGILSPWTRLPLWKQIFIALVLGLSLGVLLNQTGHADLAADIKPLGDLFIRGIKMLIVPLVFISLVTGVASLNDMAKIGRLSLKTLVLYLGMTAVAITLGLGLASLFQPGVGIDLGSAASVDVREPPTAVDTLLGLVPTNAVEAFAEGNVLQIIVFAILFGLSITLVGEKARPVKAFFDSAADIIYRMTSIIISFTPYGVFALMTWVAGTYGLAMLAPLAKVIGIVYLGCLLHAVVVYGGLLRLLARLNPVRYFQGSVEPIMLAFTSTSSSGTLPVTMMAAEQNLGVKRSVSSFVLPLGATINMDGTALYQGVCALFIAQAYGVDLGAAEFVTIILTATLGSIGTAGVPGAGLIMLSLVLTSVGLPLEGVAIIAGIDRILDMARTGLNVAGDCAVSCLVAKSEKELDEDVFNTPHVMRSSLA
- a CDS encoding DUF501 domain-containing protein, whose protein sequence is MVIRTDQAPDERQLAIIAEQLGRAPRGIEALAATDGEGTPLVLRMAPIVDGKPFPTLYWLCSERLKIEISHIEAAGVIKQLETRLKEDPEFLAAYHRSHDAYVAARWAYMSEAQKAEVARLGYDGVLTARGIGGIANRDQVRCLHTQYAHHLCGENVIGQWLDEHYAVADCLP